The Anastrepha ludens isolate Willacy chromosome 2, idAnaLude1.1, whole genome shotgun sequence genome contains a region encoding:
- the LOC128858362 gene encoding uncharacterized protein LOC128858362, producing the protein MDVIIDHILHFLQFDVTSIFRKGSECCLCSMSVSTPRFTESVDKCLENVYEPHPHITKGDEMMQCDEDEDFDDPDNQLADFCEELKQMEIEENECYSKSKQSQVRRSECAAESECLLDDVKDEAPCEENNADPMAGGDKCTCEAVRKRVVSKIADKCSSSTLLELHCIEERAVKLWETLHSHMCNNSCGKLPNWWDLKSWQKLPFYWAALSNEILCDDPFENFKQFYIGNKKSSKRIAKHQLDRTLVMWHRLSVKQRLPFVMEAFISKVGAGKVNIADEHEIHRVISDLQKK; encoded by the coding sequence ATGGACGTAATTATCGATCACATTTTGCATTTTCTACAATTCGATGTGACCAGCATTTTCCGGAAGGGCAGCGAGTGTTGTCTCTGTTCCATGAGCGTTTCCACGCCACGCTTCACTGAATCAGTGGATAAATGTCTTGAAAATGTCTATGAGCCACACCCACATATCACAAAAGGCGACGAAATGATGCAATGTGACGAAGATGAGGATTTTGATGACCCAGATAACCAATTGGCGGATTTTTGCGAGGAACTGAAGCAGATGGAGATTGAAGAGAATGAATGCTATAGCAAATCAAAACAGTCACAAGTAAGGCGGAGTGAATGTGCGGCAGAAAGTGAGTGCCTGTTGGATGACGTGAAAGACGAGGCACCCTGTGAAGAAAATAACGCAGACCCGATGGCAGGTGGTGACAAATGCACTTGTGAGGCAGTGCGCAAGCGGGTTGTGTCAAAAATAGCTGATAAATGCTCGTCGTCCACATTGTTGGAACTGCATTGCATTGAGGAGCGGGCTGTCAAATTATGGGAGACACTACACTCGCATATGTGCAATAATAGTTGCGGAAAGCTTCCCAACTGGTGGGATCTAAAAAGTTGGCAGAAACTGCCATTCTACTGGGCTGCACTTTCCAATGAGATACTCTGCGATGATCCTTTCGagaatttcaaacaattttacatAGGCAACAAAAAGTCAAGCAAGCGCATCGCCAAGCATCAATTAGATCGGACGCTCGTAATGTGGCACCGATTAAGTGTCAAGCAGCGGCTACCCTTCGTCATGGAGGCTTTCATTAGCAAGGTGGGAGCGGGCAAGGTGAACATCGCCGACGAGCATGAAATTCATCGCGTCATCTCTGACTTGCAAAAGAAATGA